The sequence CCGGTTCGACGATGCTTACAGCACTGTTGCCGCCGTGGGCACGGCAGGGCGACTCAGAGGACATCCGTCACCGCCTCAACTCCGCGGCTGTTCGCGACCGCATTGCCGCTGATATCTCCCAGCCGGGTGACTGGGAGAACCTCGCGTACGCCGCCGGGTCGTGGGATAATATTCTTATCACGCGGACGGGAAGCAGCCGCTACCAAGGTGATACCATCGCGGACATGGCCGCCGAGATGGACCGTGAGCCGGTCGACGCGATGTGTGAACTACTCGTCGCGGAGAATCTGGACGTGACGATGGCTGATTTCGTGATGGCCGAAGAAGACATCGAGCGGTTCCTCGCTGACGACCGCGGCACGTTCTGCACGGACGGTATCTTCGGCGGGAAGCCCCATCCCCGAGCTATCGGGGCGTTCAGCCGCATCCTCGAACGGTACGTCCGAGAGCGGAACGTACTCTCGCCGGAACTGCTGGCGTACAAGGCCGCAGGCAACCCGGCCGATATCCTCGGCCTCAGGGACCGCGGCTACATCCGCGAGGGCTACATTGCGGACCTCGTGGCCTTTGACCTCGACTCGGTGTCGGCGAACGCGACCTACGAGAACCCGTTCCAGTTCTCCGACGGGATGGAGTACGTCCTCGTCGGCGGCGAAATAGCTGTTCGGGTCGGCGAACTGACCGGCGAGCGAAACGGCGACGTGCTCCGCTCCTACGAGGAATGGGGTGGTGCGACCCGTCCCGACCTCGACCGCACTGCCGACGACTGATTGACCGGGCTGCCTACTCTGACCGACTGTCCGGCGACGTGCCCATCCGCCCGCTCGCTACCGGCAGGACGGTACCGACGGAACCGAAATCGTGGAACCGGGTTCCCTTACTCCGGCACTTCGCCCTCGACGGCGTCGACGAAACTGTTCATGTTCTGGAAAAGGAACTCGTCGCTCTCGCCCTCGAACGGCGAGTCGGCCCAGACATCGAGTTCGCCGTTGACGATTTCTTCTTCCGTTTCGGCGACGGTGTCTTTGACCTCTTGCGGGACCTCTGGTCCCCACTCGTCGAGCGTGGGAAGGTTCGTCTCCATGCCGCCCCAGAAGGCATCGGATTCCCAGGTCCCGTCCCGAACCGCCGAAATGGTCGGGTCGTACACCTCTTCCCAGTTCCACACCGGCGAGATGAGGTAGTTGTCGCCGCCGAATTCGCCCATCGGCGCGTTGTAGCCGGAGGCCCATACGTCTGCCTCGTTTGCGGCTCTGACCGGAGCGGGGGAGTCCTGCTCCTGTGAGATGACGTCACATCCCTCATCGATAAGCGAGTTGGCCGCCTGCTTTGAGGTCTGTGGGTCGAACCACGCGTTGACCCACCGGATTTTGAACGTCGCGTCCGGATTCACAGACCGCGCGCCGAGCGCCATTGCGTTGATGGAGCGAATGACTTCGGGGATCGGGAACGCGGCGACGTAGCCGATGGTGTTGTTCTCGGTCACCATCCCGGCCGCCTGCCCGGCCAGATATCGGGGCTGGTAGATCCGGCCCATGTATCGTCCCATGTTCTCCCGGGTGCGATAGCCGGTCGCGTGTTCGAAGTACGTGTCGGGGTACTGTTCCGCAATGTTGAACATCGGGTCCTGGTAGCCAAACGTCGTTCCAAAGACGATGTCGGCGTCACCCTGTGCGTACTGCTCGAAAACACGCTCCGAGTCTTCTGGCGCGACAGCCTCCGTATACTCGGTTTCCAGCCAGTCGTACTTTTCGTCGACCGCCTTTCGCCCCTCGTCATGGGCGTGGGACCACCCGAGGTCGCCAACCTCTGAGATGTACACCCAGGCAGCGGTGACGGAGTCCGACCCGGAGCCCCCATCGTCACTGGTCGTCGTGCCGTCAGCCGTGTTTGTGTCGTCGCTCCCGCCACTACAGCCGGCTAGTGCGGTTATTCCTGTCGCCCCAAGCGCACCCAGCATCTCCCGCCGCGATATCGTTCGGTTGGTATTCACCATTACTGAACTGGGTAGAGGTAGCGGAAACTCCTACTTAAGCGATACCATTCTCGACCTTGCAGCGAAGGAATACATTGGAACAAAATTGGTCGTAATTTCCATTAATACTGCAATAATCCTACGAACGTTGTTGCAACCGTCGGACAGTCACAGTGATATTCAGGTGTGGTACTGTCGGTGGAGACGGGTAGCGGGGTCAGCTCGGGACCTCGCCCTCGACGGCGTCGACGTAGCTACTCATTTCTTGGAAGAGGAATTCGTCGCTCTCGCCCTCGAACGCCGAACCGGCCCAGACCTCCAGCTCTCCGTCGAGTATTGCTGACTGCGACTCCGAAACGGCGTCTTTCGCCTCCTGTGGTACGCCTGGCCCCCAGTCGTCCAGACTACAGATGCCCGACTCGATGCCCTCCCAGTACGCGTCGGATTCCCAGCTGCCGTCCCTGACAGACTCGATGGTCGGACCGTAGAACTCCTCCCAGTGCCAGATCGGGGACGTGAGATAGTTCTCGCCGGCGATGTCGCCCATCGGGGCGTCGTAGCCGGTCGCCCAGACACCTGCATCGGAAGCTGCACGGAGTGCAGCGGGAGAGTCTTGATGCTGGGCCATCACGTCGACGTCCTCGTCCAGTAGGGCGTTCGCCGCCTCGCTCTCGGTCGGCGGGTCAAACCAGGAGTTCGTCCATCTGACCTTCAGTGTCGCACTGTCGTTAACCGACGCGGCCCCGAGCGCGTCGGCGTTGATGCCACGGATGACCTCTGGAATCGGGAACGCCGCCACGTATCCCAGCGTGTCGGTCTCCGTTACAGTCCCGGCCGCTTGCCCGGCGAGATACCGGGGCTGATAG is a genomic window of Haloarcula sp. H-GB4 containing:
- a CDS encoding BMP family ABC transporter substrate-binding protein → MVNTNRTISRREMLGALGATGITALAGCSGGSDDTNTADGTTTSDDGGSGSDSVTAAWVYISEVGDLGWSHAHDEGRKAVDEKYDWLETEYTEAVAPEDSERVFEQYAQGDADIVFGTTFGYQDPMFNIAEQYPDTYFEHATGYRTRENMGRYMGRIYQPRYLAGQAAGMVTENNTIGYVAAFPIPEVIRSINAMALGARSVNPDATFKIRWVNAWFDPQTSKQAANSLIDEGCDVISQEQDSPAPVRAANEADVWASGYNAPMGEFGGDNYLISPVWNWEEVYDPTISAVRDGTWESDAFWGGMETNLPTLDEWGPEVPQEVKDTVAETEEEIVNGELDVWADSPFEGESDEFLFQNMNSFVDAVEGEVPE